In Hoeflea ulvae, one genomic interval encodes:
- a CDS encoding AsmA family protein, whose amino-acid sequence MNFNIAQWPGGRVVIAGVIAVVIVILIVIASLPLAVSSGLVRDRLERDISAWAGHNVSLGDAPSLDFWPTPTIQLDNVEIRPATFSEGDPILRADSIVANFNLFSAVLGAPSFSEFKLIRPTFNVELYPDATSNWSSSSGDLAEGVAAAVARDLALQAGEDIPATAIIPDSAALGVVMIEDGTIRWTRDPGAAAEKLTAINGTLAWTAPTAIARANITAIFRGEQLTVTGSTSAPLLLLGQRSTPVEIKVASAPLNLDFKGSASLGSNMFVSGALQFKSASVRRALEWSGTDIKPGEAIGALDLSAKITAEQSKAKLDDLIILVDRNRGIGVLDVTLRDGEPPLIAGTLAFNTLDIASFLQAFTPLPAAGKDIASTIDTRFLREIGLDLRLSAQSASFGPVALTNLAAAARVEQGRANFDVGDAAVYGGNLIGRIALSEKGIEGGVRVQLSARRTNFGELYDALGLTGPLPRGIGSLDVEVTSPYPTWATAMSDLTGKIDLAVGKGVVPGLNLQKFRELARTERFFDFEQLGEVSGFAFDSAHFEASISDGEAKLMTAELIGPVQMISLSGVIPYSRSSLAIAGVVGPKPPPADATAVVPDASLTPLRFFVGGSWPQPVFSPVTP is encoded by the coding sequence TTGAATTTCAACATTGCGCAATGGCCCGGGGGACGTGTGGTGATTGCCGGCGTCATTGCGGTGGTGATCGTCATCCTGATCGTGATTGCAAGCCTGCCGCTGGCGGTTTCCAGCGGCCTGGTGCGGGACCGGCTGGAACGCGACATCAGCGCATGGGCCGGCCATAACGTCTCGCTGGGCGATGCGCCCTCGCTGGACTTCTGGCCGACGCCGACGATCCAGCTCGACAATGTCGAGATCAGGCCGGCGACCTTCTCCGAGGGCGACCCGATCCTGCGCGCCGACAGCATCGTTGCCAATTTCAACCTGTTCTCGGCGGTGCTCGGCGCTCCCAGCTTTTCCGAATTCAAGCTGATCCGCCCGACCTTCAATGTCGAGCTCTATCCCGACGCCACCTCGAACTGGTCCTCCTCGTCCGGCGACCTGGCCGAAGGAGTCGCTGCGGCCGTGGCCCGGGACCTGGCGCTGCAGGCCGGCGAAGACATTCCGGCAACCGCCATCATTCCGGATTCGGCGGCGCTGGGCGTGGTCATGATCGAGGACGGCACCATCCGCTGGACCCGCGATCCGGGTGCGGCAGCCGAGAAGCTGACGGCCATCAACGGCACGCTGGCCTGGACGGCGCCGACGGCGATCGCGCGGGCCAATATCACCGCCATTTTCCGGGGCGAACAACTGACTGTAACCGGCTCGACCTCGGCGCCGCTGCTGCTGTTGGGCCAGCGCTCGACACCGGTGGAGATCAAGGTAGCGTCGGCGCCGCTCAACCTGGATTTCAAGGGGTCGGCCAGCCTGGGATCCAACATGTTTGTCAGCGGGGCGCTGCAGTTCAAGAGCGCCTCGGTGCGGCGGGCGCTGGAATGGTCGGGCACCGACATCAAGCCCGGCGAAGCGATCGGCGCGCTTGACCTGTCGGCCAAGATCACCGCCGAACAGTCCAAGGCCAAACTCGACGACCTGATCATCCTGGTCGACCGCAACCGCGGCATCGGTGTGCTCGATGTCACCCTGCGCGACGGGGAGCCGCCATTGATTGCCGGCACGCTGGCGTTCAACACGCTCGACATCGCCTCCTTCCTGCAGGCCTTCACGCCGCTGCCCGCCGCCGGCAAGGACATCGCCTCGACCATCGACACCCGCTTCCTGCGCGAGATCGGCCTGGATCTGCGGCTGTCGGCGCAGTCGGCGAGTTTCGGTCCGGTGGCGCTGACCAATCTGGCGGCGGCGGCGCGGGTGGAACAGGGCCGCGCGAATTTCGATGTCGGCGACGCCGCCGTCTATGGCGGAAACCTGATCGGCCGCATCGCGCTGTCGGAAAAGGGCATCGAAGGCGGGGTGCGGGTGCAGCTCTCGGCGCGCCGGACCAATTTCGGCGAGCTCTATGATGCGCTCGGGCTGACCGGGCCGCTGCCGCGCGGCATCGGCTCGCTCGATGTCGAAGTGACCTCGCCCTACCCCACCTGGGCCACCGCAATGTCTGACCTGACCGGCAAGATCGATCTGGCCGTGGGCAAGGGCGTCGTGCCCGGGCTGAACCTGCAGAAATTCCGCGAACTGGCGAGAACCGAGCGGTTCTTCGATTTCGAGCAGCTGGGCGAAGTCTCCGGCTTTGCCTTTGACAGCGCCCATTTCGAAGCCTCGATTTCCGATGGCGAGGCCAAGCTGATGACCGCCGAACTGATCGGCCCGGTGCAGATGATCTCGCTGTCGGGGGTAATCCCCTATTCGCGCTCGAGCCTTGCCATTGCCGGGGTTGTCGGGCCGAAACCGCCGCCGGCCGACGCCACCGCCGTGGTCCCGGATGCAAGCCTTACGCCGCTGAGGTTCTTTGTCGGCGGCTCCTGGCCGCAGCCGGTGTTTTCACCGGTAACGCCGTGA
- a CDS encoding ATP-binding protein, translating to MQAHHYPFIDLAVHASVRDRFANGDAVAVLSPDLGEVLWANGAAASLLGFSSIYDILDEGFDGQTATRRQIESALGLLRRTGKAQSFMMRTNSGFSRSMTAAGLEDFILPDGAPALLLTSSNAGKILGPGARARQIIAGFEGTGTHVAVLDKDGRVLAASSTFDSIGLAGSDIARMIADVATAGDRLVKRMSDAGTGPMPTAIGRLADDPALHLLFAVEPAPADEIATEAEDFTAPAAVAGAGMAPDAEDPTQAGPADEPEILSADPEPSAGDDDETADTAQANIDATDQDRSLDAPVAAATSKPPRVVFDTSRVRDDLNARLEKAEQSEKEAARPSDESPEPVTDADASATQSLPDEPAEEMIAAEQPDPQDEPGAEPADGDHAGDTPGAEMTDEPEDLTAGDVADSDADAERDIHSDADTESETEAVIESDSDAGGDTDSNSDAETDTDSDIPDESDVLAATGPEAEAEEPAASAEPGKAEFRFDPEGKPVRFVWKINREGEFSEISPEFAQTVGPHSADVIGRKFPDLARVFNLDPDHVITDLLNRRDTWSGKTVYWPVQGTDLVTPVDLAALPTYTRDRSFDGFRGFGIVRTGETRRDPEALGLALAPGARPRIVEEPVEPLTAEAIEAAIAKETRSPIPDEQPGIKPHTAEDEADLEMQLLERDIEDLARMDGADLDDIDDFDGEDGAIEFTGDGSDETSGAGDSDAGDASQEDHDDPFRGERPAIHLVETPMRRDSDKIIDLEARRTRPRDGLSPGEQAAFREIGVRLSETSAPRTDVAQEDRFSEIRKTFGTRQPPLGQDQTDEPASSSDDDAGNTASQTDAASDEAAPAPRGTAPVTPPAAAPMPSAFALPARQVMLTGMSSGFIDAIPVALLVQAGDMLIHANSEFFALTGYNSLDELAASGGLDHLLDRPSEDEQAIDGAMLVRKADGGTRMVTARLRSVNWRDGHALLLALSPIDADAMAGVALTEPAEPETEGQPEETQAEPDSAALKIEAQELRSILETATDGVVILDNDGTIRSMNGSACALFNYDETETQRQPFAMLFAHESQRAVMDYVSGLADHGVSSVLNDGREVIGREAGGGFLPLFMTIGRLSGSNGYCAVLRDITQWKRTEEELRTAKRAAETANSHKTDFLARVSHEIRTPLNAIIGFSEMMVEERFGPIGSPRYLEYAHDIGNSGKHVLDIVNDLLDISKIEAGQVQMEFVSVSLNDHLAESVSLLQPMANSQRVIIRTSLSTSVPEVVADRRSIKQIALNLLSNAIRYTPSGGQIVVSTSYEPSGNVVIRIRDTGIGMNRKELEQAMKPFGQVGPGPRQRGEGTGLGLPLTKAMVEANRAQFDIVSAPGEGTLVSIAFPPQRVLAD from the coding sequence AATGGCGCGGCGGCCAGTCTGCTCGGCTTCTCCAGCATCTATGACATCCTCGACGAAGGCTTTGACGGGCAAACCGCCACCAGACGCCAGATCGAAAGCGCCCTCGGTCTGCTGCGCCGCACCGGAAAGGCGCAGAGTTTCATGATGCGGACGAACAGCGGTTTTTCCCGTTCCATGACTGCGGCCGGCCTCGAGGATTTCATCTTGCCCGACGGCGCCCCTGCCCTGTTGCTCACCAGCAGCAATGCCGGAAAGATCCTCGGACCCGGCGCTCGGGCACGGCAGATCATAGCAGGTTTTGAAGGCACGGGGACGCATGTCGCGGTGCTCGACAAGGATGGCCGGGTTCTGGCCGCCTCCAGCACCTTCGATTCGATCGGTCTGGCGGGCAGCGACATCGCCCGGATGATCGCCGATGTGGCCACTGCGGGAGACCGCCTGGTCAAGCGCATGTCCGACGCCGGCACCGGACCGATGCCCACCGCCATCGGACGATTGGCGGACGATCCGGCCCTGCATCTTCTGTTTGCGGTCGAGCCGGCGCCGGCGGATGAAATCGCGACCGAGGCCGAGGACTTCACCGCACCGGCGGCGGTTGCCGGCGCAGGGATGGCGCCGGACGCCGAAGACCCGACACAGGCCGGCCCGGCTGATGAGCCGGAGATTCTATCCGCCGATCCCGAGCCGAGCGCGGGTGACGATGACGAGACCGCCGACACGGCGCAGGCAAATATCGACGCCACCGATCAGGACCGGAGCCTTGACGCGCCCGTTGCGGCGGCGACGTCTAAACCGCCCCGGGTGGTTTTCGACACCAGCCGCGTCCGCGACGATCTCAATGCGCGCCTGGAAAAGGCCGAGCAGTCCGAGAAGGAAGCGGCCCGCCCTTCCGACGAGAGCCCGGAACCCGTAACTGATGCAGATGCATCCGCAACCCAGTCGCTTCCGGACGAGCCTGCAGAGGAAATGATCGCCGCAGAACAACCTGACCCGCAGGACGAACCGGGCGCCGAGCCGGCTGACGGCGACCACGCGGGCGACACGCCTGGTGCCGAAATGACGGACGAGCCTGAGGATCTGACCGCCGGAGACGTTGCCGACAGCGACGCCGATGCCGAGCGCGACATCCACAGCGACGCCGACACCGAGAGTGAGACCGAGGCCGTCATCGAAAGTGACAGCGACGCCGGCGGCGATACCGACAGCAACAGCGACGCGGAAACGGACACGGACAGCGACATTCCAGACGAATCCGATGTGCTGGCCGCCACAGGACCCGAAGCCGAGGCGGAGGAGCCGGCGGCAAGTGCCGAGCCCGGCAAGGCTGAGTTCCGCTTCGACCCGGAAGGCAAGCCGGTGCGCTTTGTCTGGAAGATCAACCGTGAAGGCGAGTTCAGCGAGATCTCGCCCGAATTCGCCCAGACCGTCGGCCCCCATTCCGCCGATGTGATCGGGCGCAAATTCCCGGACCTGGCGCGGGTGTTCAACCTCGATCCCGACCATGTCATCACCGACCTGCTCAACCGCCGCGACACCTGGTCCGGCAAGACGGTCTACTGGCCGGTGCAGGGCACCGATCTGGTCACGCCGGTGGATCTGGCGGCCTTGCCGACCTATACCCGCGACCGCAGCTTTGACGGTTTCCGCGGATTCGGCATTGTCCGCACCGGCGAAACCCGCCGCGACCCCGAAGCCCTCGGCCTGGCGCTGGCGCCGGGCGCCCGTCCACGCATCGTCGAGGAGCCGGTCGAACCGCTCACCGCAGAGGCCATCGAGGCGGCGATCGCCAAGGAAACGCGGTCGCCAATTCCGGACGAACAGCCCGGCATCAAGCCGCACACCGCCGAAGACGAAGCCGATCTCGAGATGCAGTTGCTTGAACGCGACATCGAGGATCTTGCCCGGATGGACGGCGCCGACCTCGATGACATCGATGACTTCGATGGTGAAGACGGCGCGATCGAGTTCACCGGAGACGGCTCAGATGAAACATCCGGCGCCGGCGACAGCGACGCGGGTGATGCTTCCCAGGAAGATCACGATGACCCGTTCCGGGGCGAACGGCCGGCCATCCACCTGGTCGAGACACCGATGCGGCGCGACAGCGACAAGATCATCGACCTCGAAGCCCGCCGGACCCGTCCGCGCGACGGGCTTTCCCCCGGCGAACAGGCTGCGTTCCGGGAAATCGGGGTGCGCCTGAGCGAGACCTCGGCGCCGCGCACCGATGTCGCGCAGGAAGACAGGTTCTCCGAGATCCGCAAGACCTTCGGCACCCGGCAACCGCCCCTGGGCCAGGACCAGACCGACGAGCCCGCAAGTAGCTCCGACGATGACGCGGGCAATACCGCTTCGCAGACGGATGCTGCAAGTGACGAAGCTGCGCCGGCACCGCGCGGCACGGCACCTGTCACACCACCGGCCGCCGCGCCGATGCCCTCGGCATTTGCCCTGCCGGCCCGGCAGGTGATGCTCACCGGGATGAGTTCCGGTTTCATCGACGCCATTCCGGTGGCGCTGCTGGTGCAGGCCGGTGACATGCTGATCCACGCCAATTCAGAGTTCTTTGCTCTGACCGGGTACAACTCGCTTGACGAGCTTGCCGCCAGCGGCGGCCTCGATCATCTGCTGGACCGGCCGTCGGAAGACGAGCAGGCCATCGATGGCGCGATGCTGGTCAGAAAGGCCGATGGCGGCACCCGCATGGTCACCGCACGGCTGCGTTCGGTCAACTGGCGCGACGGCCACGCCTTGCTGCTGGCCCTGTCACCGATCGACGCTGATGCCATGGCCGGTGTGGCCCTCACGGAACCGGCTGAGCCCGAGACCGAGGGTCAGCCCGAGGAAACCCAGGCAGAGCCGGACAGCGCCGCCCTGAAGATCGAGGCGCAGGAGCTGCGCTCCATCCTCGAGACCGCCACCGACGGCGTCGTCATTCTCGACAATGACGGCACCATCCGCTCGATGAACGGCTCGGCCTGCGCGCTGTTCAACTATGACGAGACCGAGACCCAGAGACAGCCATTCGCCATGCTGTTTGCGCATGAAAGCCAGCGTGCGGTGATGGATTATGTCAGCGGCCTTGCCGACCACGGCGTTTCCAGCGTGCTCAATGACGGGCGCGAGGTGATCGGCCGCGAGGCCGGTGGCGGCTTCCTGCCGCTGTTCATGACCATCGGCCGGCTGTCGGGCTCCAACGGCTATTGCGCGGTCCTGCGCGACATCACCCAGTGGAAGCGGACCGAAGAGGAGCTGCGCACCGCCAAACGCGCCGCCGAGACCGCCAATTCGCACAAGACCGACTTCCTTGCCCGGGTCAGCCACGAAATCCGCACCCCGCTCAATGCCATTATCGGCTTCTCGGAAATGATGGTCGAGGAACGCTTCGGTCCGATCGGCAGCCCGCGCTATCTCGAATATGCCCATGACATCGGCAATTCCGGCAAGCATGTGCTCGACATCGTCAATGATCTGCTCGATATCTCCAAGATCGAGGCGGGTCAGGTGCAGATGGAGTTCGTTTCGGTGTCGCTCAACGATCACCTGGCCGAAAGCGTGTCGCTGCTGCAGCCGATGGCCAACAGCCAGCGGGTGATCATTCGCACCAGCCTGTCGACCAGCGTGCCGGAAGTGGTTGCCGACCGACGCTCGATCAAGCAGATCGCGCTCAATTTGTTGTCCAACGCCATCCGCTACACGCCCTCGGGCGGCCAGATCGTGGTGTCGACATCCTACGAGCCATCGGGGAATGTGGTCATCCGCATTCGCGACACCGGCATCGGGATGAACCGCAAGGAACTCGAGCAGGCGATGAAACCCTTCGGCCAGGTCGGCCCCGGACCGCGCCAGCGCGGCGAGGGAACCGGGTTGGGGCTACCGCTGACCAAGGCCATGGTCGAGGCCAACCGCGCCCAGTTCGATATCGTCTCGGCGCCGGGCGAAGGCACGCTGGTGTCAATCGCCTTCCCGCCGCAGCGCGTGCTAGCTGACTGA